The sequence below is a genomic window from Candidatus Dependentiae bacterium.
TGTTTAGTTTTCATTTGTTGTGGACATTGTGTGCATGGACTTTCTGCAAGACAAAGTGAAGTGAGTAAGCAAAATAGGCTTAACAATTTGTTCATAGAGGGTTCCTTTTTTTTGGGTAGTCTTTTGTTAAGCCTAGCAAAATTATTGAGATTTTGAATCAAAATGTTCGTGAATATCTTTTTCAAACGATTGTGCAAAATCTCTTTTGCGTGGAATCTCTTTTTTTTGTCCATTTTTTACGAAAAATAGTTTTGGCACACCGTTGACTTTCCATTTTGGGTAAATAGTTTGGTTTCCTTTTGTATCGGTGTTTATTCCCAAAAAGATGATTTTATCTTTGCGATCTTTGTTTGCTTTATCAGATATTTTTTTGTAGTCGGATTCGATTGCTCTGCAATGAGGGCATCCGGGGCGATAGAATTTGATGACTACATGTGGATGTTTTAGTTTGTTATCGAGATCTTGTTGTCCGTCAATTTCAATAACCTTTGCTTGTGTTACTGAAGACATGAGCGAAAGTAATGAAATTATGTATAGTTTTTTTATCATAATAGGCTTCCATTTATAAAGGGTTATATAGTGCAAATATATCATGTAGCTATTATGCGGTGTCAATGGAAATGTATTGATTTGAGTTTTTTACATTTATGTATTTGCATAAGATGGGTTAGGTTTTTATTTAAGCTTTTACTGTTTGTCATGCTGTTTTTTTTCTTCTTGACTTGTTTGTTGCATGAGTGTAATTTTTTTAAAAAAGAAGATGTTATTAAAGCAAAAAGAGCGGATTAAATAATCTTTTTCTTTTGAAAAAAGTTAAAAAAGACATTACAATACTTATATTATAATGCATTAGTATTGAGTGTGAGATTTCTTGAAATTTCTGTTAGCTTTTTTTTTTTAATTCATGATATATCATTTTTTCTCTACGGTTATTATTTTGATGTTTATAAAGAGATCGTTTTTTACAATTAAACGGTCTGCTTATCGACTGTTTTTGGTTTTGTGAATCATACAGTTTGAATTTTTTGTCGCGATTAAGGTTGCAAAAATTTTAAAATATGGTTAGCAAATTTTTTTAAAAAACAGTTGATTCTACATGCTTAAACGGTTACCATATCAATATGCCCCGATACAGATTTTTTCTTATAGTAACTTATTTAAAATTTACTTTTTAGGCAAGAAAAGGTGCGGATTGGAATTTGAATTGAATTCGTTAGGGGGGCGTATACGAAAAATTATAGTGATTGGTTGCTATTTTTAACACTGAAAGGGTTGCTATGGATCTGGAAAAAAAAACGAGTTTGAATGCCTTACAATTCGCTTCGTTATCATCTTCTGTTGAATCAAATGTAACAGGCGGTATAAAAAAACAGTTATATGTTATAAAACATGACGGAAGCCGTGAAGCTTTTGATGTTAATCGCATTTATAAAGTAATTGCTTGGGCGAGCCAGGGGCATGAAGATGGTGTTAATCCTGATACTATAATGCAAGAAACTATTCGTAACGTGTATGACGGTATTAATACTTCAGAAATATCAGAGGCGTTGATTTTAGCGGCAACTGCTTTTATTGAAAAAGATCCTGCATATGGTTATGTTGCAGCGCAGTTATTGTTAAAAAAGTTGTTCATTGAAGTTACCGGCGTTCCAATGGATTACGCGAACAATGAACAAGCTTATCGTCAATCATTTATTAAAAGTATTAAGCAAGGTGTCGAACGGAATGTTTTTGACAAGCGATTGGCTGAATTTGATTTAGAGCATTTAGCGCAAGAATTATGTTTGGAAAATGATCGCTTATTTTATTATATGGGTTTAAGAACGCTTTATGAGCGTTATTTGATTGCGCAAAAAAATAAACGTACTGAATTGCCCCAAGTGTTTTGGATGCGTGTTGCAATGGGTCTTTCAATTGAAGAAAAAAATAAAACTGAATGTGCAATCTCTTTCTATCGTTTAATTTCTTCTCTTTCTTATGTGCCCAGTACGCCAACATTATTGCATGCAGGCCTTAAGCGTGCACAATTAAGTTCATGTTTTTTAACTACAGTATCTGATGATTTGCATCATATTTTTAAATGCATTGGTGACAATGCACAAATGGCAAAATGGTCAGGTGGTGTTGCTAATGATTGGACACCTGTTCGTGCAACTGGAGCGTTGATTGAAAGTATCAATATCGAAAGCCAAGGTGTTATTCCGTTTTTAAAAGTGGCAAACGATACAACAGCTTCAATCAATCGTAGTGGGCGTCGTCGCGGGGCATCAGTTGTATATCTTGAAACATGGCATTATGACATTGAAGATTTTCTTGATTTGCGTAGAAACACCGGTGATGATCGTCGTAGGACTCATGATATTAACACCGCAAATTGGGTACCTGATTTATTCATGAAACGTGTGCAAGAAGATGGGCAATGGACATTATTCTCACCGGAAGAAGTGCCTGATCTACATGATCTTTATGGATCAGCATTTGAACAGCGTTATGTTGCATATGAAAAAATGGCAGAAAAAGGTAAAATTCGTTTGGCCAAAACAATACCGGCAAAGCAACTTTGGCGAAAAATGTTGAGTAGGTTATTCGAAACGGGTCATCCGTGGATTACATTTAAAGATTCTTTCAATGTCCGTTCACCACAGGATCATGCAGGTGTGATTCATAGTACAAATTTATGTACTGAAATCAGTTTAAATACTTCAGCTGATGAAACAGCTGTGTGTAATTTAGGTTCTATTAATTTATCGCAGCATGTTGTAGATGGTGTATTGGATAAAGAAAAACTGGCTAAAACAGTAAAAACTGCAATTCACATGCTTGATAATGTGATTGATATTAACTTTTATCCAATCAAAGAAGGTCAAACTTCAAATTTACGTCATAGACCAATTGGTTTGGGTATCATGGGCTTTCAAGATGCATTGTTCAAAATGGATTTTGCTTTCGATGATGAGCGTGCATTAACATTTGCTGATGAAACTATGGAATTTATTTCGTATCATGCCATCTTGGCATCATCAGGTCTTGCAGCTGAACGGGGTGCATATTCATCATTTAAAGGATCTAAATGGGATCGCGGCCTTTTGCCTTATGATACTGTTTCATTGCT
It includes:
- a CDS encoding thioredoxin family protein is translated as MIKKLYIISLLSLMSSVTQAKVIEIDGQQDLDNKLKHPHVVIKFYRPGCPHCRAIESDYKKISDKANKDRKDKIIFLGINTDTKGNQTIYPKWKVNGVPKLFFVKNGQKKEIPRKRDFAQSFEKDIHEHFDSKSQ
- a CDS encoding ribonucleoside-diphosphate reductase subunit alpha, with the translated sequence MDLEKKTSLNALQFASLSSSVESNVTGGIKKQLYVIKHDGSREAFDVNRIYKVIAWASQGHEDGVNPDTIMQETIRNVYDGINTSEISEALILAATAFIEKDPAYGYVAAQLLLKKLFIEVTGVPMDYANNEQAYRQSFIKSIKQGVERNVFDKRLAEFDLEHLAQELCLENDRLFYYMGLRTLYERYLIAQKNKRTELPQVFWMRVAMGLSIEEKNKTECAISFYRLISSLSYVPSTPTLLHAGLKRAQLSSCFLTTVSDDLHHIFKCIGDNAQMAKWSGGVANDWTPVRATGALIESINIESQGVIPFLKVANDTTASINRSGRRRGASVVYLETWHYDIEDFLDLRRNTGDDRRRTHDINTANWVPDLFMKRVQEDGQWTLFSPEEVPDLHDLYGSAFEQRYVAYEKMAEKGKIRLAKTIPAKQLWRKMLSRLFETGHPWITFKDSFNVRSPQDHAGVIHSTNLCTEISLNTSADETAVCNLGSINLSQHVVDGVLDKEKLAKTVKTAIHMLDNVIDINFYPIKEGQTSNLRHRPIGLGIMGFQDALFKMDFAFDDERALTFADETMEFISYHAILASSGLAAERGAYSSFKGSKWDRGLLPYDTVSLLEKERNVAIEVNRDSKLDWTPVRESIKKHGMRNSNTMAIAPTATISNIANCYPCIEPMYKNLYVKSNMSGEFTVLNQYLVQDLKKTNLWNEHMLDQLKYYDGNVQLVPDIPQQIKDKYKEAFEIDPEWLIELTAVRGKWIDQSQSHNVFMRGVSGKKLNDIYLKAWRCGLKATYYLRTLGATQIEKSTLDAKKFGFTQKRDHSENGKQEESVEVKVTSVEQALPQEDIALNNGQSDKDVMCSILNGPECDSCQ